Within Lytechinus pictus isolate F3 Inbred chromosome 7, Lp3.0, whole genome shotgun sequence, the genomic segment GAGCAGGCTCACTTGTATCCACCATTGGAAATACTGCTTATCCAGTCAACCCCATCTGCTTAAatgtttttgaataaataacattgtgtttttttttctttcccttttctaatGTAGGATGCCAGCTTATGATTTCAACCCTTGGTACATGCTTTATTTCATCACTTATATCTTCATCTGTCTCTACATATTCATGTCTATCTTTCTCGCTGTCATCTACAAGAATTACCGGAAACATCTGAAGGTATAATATATCAATAAGAattctttgatttattttgactCGAGTGCACATTATATAATTATGCTCTTTGGAATAGGTGCATTAGTAAtcacaataatagtaataatgatgataataatgataatcctcattctatcaaaatcaaaatcattaataGAATTTCTCTGATAATTCATTTTGCCCTATTGATTGTGGGCCAAGCACAGGGTGCTTAATTCACACTTCTTGATATTAAGGATACTGCATTAATGAACtaatatgaaaatggtgaataggcatgagtgtgCCTGTACAAGATTTAACACGAGGTGAAAGAAGGATACTCAATTCGACGAGGCGCAGCTATTCCAAACCAAATGGGTCTATTGAATGATGGCTTGATAAGTGAAGTGGGACTGTGTTTATGATACCCAAACTGATAATATGTGCCAATGTATTTCATATAAACTAAGTAAGAGTGCACTTCTACATCATCTCTGTAATCTGTAGAATGTTATTCACTTATGGTCACCTTTTGTTTCAGAACGAGGTTCAGAAGTCTGTCTTCAACAAGCGTCGTAAGCTGGCCAGTGCATGGGACCTGTTGAAGGAGTGGCACGGGGGCCATTTCCTCCTCTCGTGGGGTCGATGGAAGGAGATGATGGCTATGGTTGCCCCTAAGCTTAGCCTACCCCATGTACGTCTTCTATGGAGGGTCCTTGATCAGGACGGGCTCAATTTCATAAGTAAGTTCTGGCGGGTGTTTCGTAAAGCAGTTTTTAAGTAAAGCACATCTTTACGCGCAACTGGTACATATTCTTAAATTCTGAGTGTGCGCTACATAGAGATGTATCATTATGCACAGGAAAGAGACACCGGTCGTGTGTTAAGTCATTTGTAACTTCCAAACAACTTATGAAACATCCCCTTGCTCAGTTAATTGCTACAGGTTCCAGTAGTTGAATTGCTCAAACTTGATTAGTTCTCAGCTGAACTAGGTATGTCATCGTGAACAGAGCCATACATGTTCTAGTAgtatttgattgatttgtgATTGAAATTCACCCTGTCGTAAATATACcagataaaatttcaaaataataatgatgaaggtTCGAGGAAAATCCaccaaagattaagaaagttaggagaatttttaaatttttcatttGTGACGTATATCATATACAAGCAGCTGCCCAtatgttatgttacatgtatataaaatgcataaaattccaatttttaatggtttatgatgactaaactttttttctttcaagtttggttgtgaaataatttgtctattgataaactgaaggtacaataaaaatccttttcattattatgagataattttttttattgattttttactaCACACAATACgtgggaaagctgctcgcatatgacgtcaaaaaaaaaaaagaattctaaTAACTTATCTAATCTTTGCTGGATTTTCCTGAAACTTTCgccaatatattttgttatgctttctttcatttttacaataaaccctttggcagggtgaacttcccctttaagtttgcCAAAAATGTAGTTGAATAATCAGAAcagacaatttgtttttgttcagGTTTGGGTAGGTATTCATCGTGGGTTAGGATTAAagcagattatttttatttctttctgcaGATAAACGTACATTCATGAAGTTGGTCGACATCTTAAATGTGCCTATCGTACAGGTGGATACTCAGAAATCCTTGTCAGAGAGAAATTGCCCAGCATGTTACAACTCAAAAGCAAGTCTGTTTGTACGGACAGCCGTCAGTCACAGGTCAGTCTAAAaagtgaaaacatttcattgttAATGATTATCATCAGCGTTCATtgttaatcattatcatcatcaagtTTGGTTTTCTCTCTTTCTGGGGTTGCAAAGTTCACTTCCCTGATGGCTCTCCTGAATGctgtcctggtgggtgtttcataaagctgttcgtaagttaagagcgactttaagaacgactggtgaacctttcttacgtgctaaataatcaccaatgaacatttaatggtgaatatcatttaccacaagaaaggatcaccagtcgttctttaagtcactcttaacttacgaacagcctTATGAAATGGCTCCCTGTAGTGTCATTTGGTATCAATGTGGGTGATGTTTGACGCTGTTCCGTCTTCTATGATAATTTCCCCTAATATCTTGTCAGGTTTTCCACATGGAGGTGAATGATATACTGTTAttattggcggcggaagccaaaaattttagggggggaccacaaattttttttgacaagcaaaaaaaaaaaaaaaaaaagttctcaaccaaaaattttaggggggacgcagaaaaaaaaattgacaaacaagcaaaaaaaaaaaaaaaaaaaaaaaggttatcaactaaaaatttaaggggggaccgtccccccacctaaaatttagggggggacacgtcccccccgcttccgccgcctatgactgttatcattattattgtcatcatcaaatACCAGTTTTTATGTGTAGTTTGAAGTATTTGTTGTATTGGTAGTAGTATACTCAGAATAGCAGGCAACATGGACTGTGAAGAAGGATCTGATTGAAAGAAGACACAAAGGAACCCATTGAAAGGTTGGATATATTAGAGGAAACTGTTATTATGGAAGTGGTTTGATGGGTCAAGTACTTAGGATCAGAGATGATCAACCTGTGAAAACAGCATGGGATCTGGAAGTAGATGGCATTAGAGGAAAAGATTTCATGGAAAAACACCCTAACCAACTCTACAAGTCAACAAAAATTTAACCCCCCCTAAGTAattcttaaagggatgctccggactgaaaatatttatatccaaataaattcacagagcaaaatgctgagaaatttcatcaaaatcggatagcaaataaagttattgaattttaaagatttgcattatgctggtgaaacagttctaggcatgtctttatgatatttattaggtgggctgatgatgtcgcaTCCCCagtttgctttttcttatgttattacatgaaaacataattgtttcattttttcataaatgtgtaaatgatgtgtcttcgttattatgaaataagttgcagcaaggaataactaatgcacttgatcagttgtcaatcccattgttttagttcttggtagaaaaaaaattgaatgaaaataatttcatataataaaatacaaaagaacaagtggggatatgacatcatcagcccacctaatgaatattcatgaagacatgcctagaactatttcaccggaataatgcacattttaaaattcaaaaactttgttatttgttatctgattttgatgaaattttcagcattttgctctgtgaattttactctatttatttagatataaatattttcagcctggagcatccttTTAATCTTCAACAAAGATTTAAACACCCTTATCAACTCTAGAAATCCAACAAAGATTTTATAGTCCTGCAGTTAGCCTGTCATTGCAATGATATCATTGCACTCAAATCCTAATTAGCTACCagataattttattcatttttttttgtttgtgtttcATCTTTTGTTGTTGACAGATACTTcacctatttgtttgatttgctcatcatcatcaacgcATTCTTTGTGGGATTCAAACTAGATGAGGGAGAACCATACTTCCTTGCTCTGTTCTCCGTGGAGATTGTACTCAAGATGTATGCCCTTGGCTTTTATAAATTCTTCCATAGTTTCTGGAATGTGTAAGTACCTAATGTGAAACTATAAGTGGACTCTCACATCTTACAAGATAGTTTGCATCATGGACTTTCTGGGGTCCATGTTTATGAAGGAAGGAAGTAAGGAAGGATAATAGGAACCAGAAAATAGCATGAATTCTAGTCAAGCTTGGCCTCTTGTTGTTTAGGCAATTAATTAGTAACAAATGAACAAGTCATTATATATTGTGAATCTACTGAACATAGTATGTAATACATGTGTATTATAAAGCTTTTTATGGTAAtgaatttgcaataacagttaaaagctactgaaatactttGACAAtactgattggctgatagtaaatttgttagaGAAATTGTGTACTTCTTATTATAgcaattctttgtaaaatgggaccatgaattgtaataataatgtgaaTATGAAATGTATAGCATCATTCtgtgaaaataaatatgtatctaCATGTTGCAATAAGAAGTATTCTGTTCATTCTAATGGGTAGAGTTATATTTGGCCTTCTGTTGAGTGCATTTCATTCCATGTTTGTAACCACTGTAAATTAAAGTGGGGCAGAAGGCCTATTGTCACAGTTATGAAGTTGGCTATTTTCCCCTTGCATTCCAGGTGTGAATTTCTgttatgtatactcttaattcGATTCCATGACGTTTGCCTTTGAGACATTTGCttcgatggaaaatctgcacattaagccAAACATTAATCTAACCtctaaaactaaataaaccctaattcTACTCTTCACAtaattctgaaccaaaaaccctattacaatcctaactcttaCCCTATGCCCTCTAAGATATtaagaccagagcaaatgtcaccGGAGCAGATTCATGTCACCCTTAATTCTGTGTTCTCtgaatcattgttttttttttttttcatttgctgaATAAATGATAAGTGTGactttaagtcacacttaaatctgtATGAAACACCTCTGGAGTATAACACCATTCTAAATGGTCATCTTACTGTAacgggggtgtttcacaaagatttaagtatgacttaaagtcgcacttaaatgcttctttgtgaaacacccccctgatctGTTAGTATTAGATGAGGATATGGGGCATAATtatttaccaaaactagcaatcaacttgatttttctaCTTGATTTTGCAGATTTGATTTCCTTGTTATTGGAGCAGCTGTTGTTATCACTATCATAGAGGCTATTGTGAACAGCAGTAAGTAGATTGATTATGATGTGATGCTGAATTGCTCAAAGTGATGGTGATTTTATATTGactcgttttctttttttttacagtagcGTGGCTTGATCAAAAAGTGGCTGGACACTGTTCTCAAAAAGGAatgcaataaaaatacaaatagtgcaaatgaattaatacatgttcatgtattaacaatgtaaactgatgatgatgatgaccatgttgttgttgatgattgataatgttgatgatgatgatgatgatgatgacaatgatgatgatgacgatgatgatgataatgacgatgatgatgatgatgatgttgataatgatgattatgataatgacgatgatgacgaatTCAGAAATATTTCATTATGCAGACCAACAGTCTAAGTCTatactgaacatttttttcaagaaaatatagtTATGGATATCTGGTAAGGAGTGGGTTTTCAGGATTCTCCAAACTTTTGCAAACAAAACCTCTCGCAcaagttttctttttaaaaatttgattgcAAACTCATGACTAGGTTAATACCTAGGAATGccagggtggtgtttcataaagctgttcgtaaagttatgcACAACTGGAATATGTTCTTAGGTGCCAAGTCAGCTACATGAGGGTTTATCATTAAGCACAAGAAATGGTCACAAGATGTGTATAAAGTCATGTGTATCTTGCATAAAACTtgatgaaacaggccccaggttTTCCTCCATTGGTCGAATTCAAGCATTCAAACCAAGTTCAGTGCTGGTTGGAAGTTCCTCACCTTGTTTCTTACTACTTTGATACTTTATGTGATTACAGGTGAGACAGAGACCACGTTAGACATTCTTCTGATCCTTAGGGTACTCAGACTGGTCAGAATTATCAACAACATAGAAAGGTATTACCACTTTGTTATGTAGACTCAAATCAGTTTTAGGTCAATATGCCATCATATGAGAATTTAAGGTCTGTTTAAGGCCTGTTTGTGGTTCAAGGTCACAGAGGTCgttatatatattaaaaagcCTTGTACTTTTGAAAGCTCATTAACCATTTGAGGAATCAACTTCAAAACTGGAAGATGTATTTTTACTGGAGTGacaatgatttgatttgatttgtttggGGGAACAGAgatcaaaggtcacagaggtcatgcatcttgaaattatcatttttgtgatAAGTCAAGAACTGTTTGGAGGAGTGACTTCAGACTTGGTCTATGAATGCAAGCATATAGCAAAGACAAAGATATTGTGGCTTACTATTCTAGGAGAATAGCAAACTAGAACAGGAAATTAATTGGATAATTTCTCTGATCAAGCTAATTGGTGAATAAAAAAGTAGATTAGACTACAAATACTATCAAGCACAAATACAGGATATTAGCCTCACTTCTCACCCCTATAAATTTATGCCTTTTTTCAGACCTTTTCTCATTCATGGAATGGGCTAAAAGTTTCTGGATATAATATATGTgggtcatttttgtctcgcccaccagaggtgaaggcgagacttaaggatccaaatgtcgtctgtcgtccgtacgtcacaaaccttatatgacacataactccacaaccgtaagtcacttttcaaccaaacttggatggtagatggacttgggggacctgcatgttatgctgcagtcggaggtcacgtggtaaggtcaaaggtaattttcaggtcaacattaaagtttacatgcaagactctcttatgacacctaactacgcaaccgtaagtcacttttcaaccaaacttggatggtagatgcaTTTGGGGGAtgtgcatgttatgctgcagttggaggtcacatggtaaggtcaaaggtcattttcagttcAACGTTAAAgcttacatgcaagactctcttatgacacctaactccacaaGCGTAAggcacttttcaaccaaacttggatggtagatgtacttaggcaacctgcatgttatgctgcagtcggaggtcacatggtaaggtcaaaggtcatttcaggtcaacgttaaaatttacatgcaagactctcttatgacacctaacgctacaaccgcaagtcacttttcaaccaaacttggatggtagatggacttgggggacctgcatgtaaggctgcagtcagaggtcacatggtaaggtcaaaggtcattttcaggtcaacattaaagtttacgagCAAGGCTCTTATggcaagtgttattccatcccagtcatttcacaatgaaatttcgatacaattctgttgcatgccctcgcaaatcatgatatttctggttattttcataagtgggcgagacacaaaatcgcttttgccttgtttgaTTTGCAATCactaaatttgtaaacaaaataaaaatattactgAGATTTGACACTAGATGTTCAAGAAATTTTCAAGATTAAATGGCTAATCAAAATGATGCCCACTACTCTTTTTAAAGATGTTAGTATTAAATGATATGTTAAATGAATTTCTTTGTGACAGATTTCATGTCATCGTAGCAACAGTGATGAATATTGGTCCTTCTATAATTACTTTTGGTGCAATTCTATTTGTAAGTATCAAGTGCAAAGCGAactgtttatctttttttctattgaCAGTCTACCCAAGTATAAATGAAACATTGCTAAGTTTATGCAGAATATATGTATATGGATACAGAACACAGAATATGTATACTACTCAGGTAGACTCATACTCAGTCAACCTTATAAGTGAAACATTGCTATTTATACAGaatatgtgtattatttttttgagATGGGaaccttgaattttttttcaaatcaaaattgttCTTATTGCAGAGACGTATTGATATTGGTTTCCTTGTTTATAGTGGATCCCGATGcgaaatataaaacatataatcACCTCCTGATTTCAGGTGACGAAGCAAGCTACCACTTCCTCGGCAAGCTGAATGTACCTGCTATCTTTCCTCAGCTTCACTTTGGAAAGATAGCTACATCCGGCTTGCCTCAGAATTGATATGTTTGTTTTGAAAGGTTACTTTATGGAATGACTCCAAACTGACGCGAGTTGATTTTTATGATTCTCATTTAGGTTGTATTTTACATCTATGCTGTGATTGGGATGGAACTGTACGCCGGTAAAGTCAACTACTATGGGTATGAGGTTGATGGTGCGGACCTGACGGAGGATGAGCTTTATTGTGGCAACCCTCTCCTGCGTGGTTCGGATTTCTACCGAGATCATTACTGCAACAACAACTTCAACAACATCTTGAAGGCTTTCATTATCCTGATTGAGCTCATGGTCGTCAACCAATGGCATGATATCCTTTCAGTTATCACATTTCATAATGCTTGCAATATTAATCTTGAAAGAATTTTAAAGTGAATAGTAAATGACATTAAACTTGAACTATCACatgattctgatttttttttgtaagcaaTACATACCTCATAGGATAATAGATATTTAGCTATTCACTAACAATCCAGTTAATTTGTgatataatgttatttttcatattgatattttaacaTATAGTGTCAGTATTCTAAAGCATGCAAAGCACCCctcaaattttgaaaagttataaAAAGTAATGATTCATTTTCCTGTATCTGTTTCAGATTTTGATAGTTAACTATTTCTTCCAATAAACCGAGACAAATGTAGATCAATCTATTAACCTTAACAAAGTCACACTGATCTCTGAAGGATATGTGATAGTGACCAACAAGGCTTCTCGTCTATACTTCCTCTTCTTTCACATCTCTGTCGTCATTGTCATTATAAAGTAAGAAACACACCTTGTCTTTTACCTTGTCCTCATTTTAAATTATGAAACACACTATATGTTGACCTTTGAACCGATTTTGAAGTAGGAATCACACCATGTATTGACGGCAGCTTGGACCAGACTTGACCTCTCTATAAAGTAAGAACCACATGatatattgacctttgacatcaCTAATTTAAAACCATATCATATCTTGAACATAAATAAAGAATCACAGTATACCTGCACCACTGGCCTAAATATAAAGTAAGAACCACACAATATCTTGACCTTCGACCTCATTATGTAAGAATTTGACCTCATTTAGTACAAATCACACCATATCTTGACCTTTGGTATCATAAAGCAAGAATCAGAACATATCTTGACATTTGACCTCTTTGTAAAGTAAGAAAAGCTCCATATGTTAGTATTTGACCTCATTATAAAGTAGGAGTCACACTGTatagtgacctttgacctctgatTAAAATAAGTACCACACActatcttgacctttgacctctagAAAGTAAGAATCACACCATGTTTCTCATTCCACCATGAATTTTAAACTTATGTTGactattgtatttattttgctcTGTTTGTTTTCTTCAGTATCTTTATAGCCTTTATCCTTGAGGTGTTCATGGTGGAATATTCCTTGTCAAAGACAGAGTATGAAAGTGCTCTAGAGAAAGTGGTAGAAGACCTTGGTCTGAGTGATAAAATGTGAGTATTTACCACATCTTTAGGGGGGAAGTGTTGTGGTTCTGTCTCTTGTCTTTCAACCTGAAAGTCAGTTTCAAATCCCTGGCTGCTATTCTCTCAAGCATTTTGCTTATGATAGCTGGCCActgcattttgttttatttgttattgcTTACATGTctatttatgtaaattattccTCTATTATGTAATCATCACAATTTgtaattctttcatttatttttgtacttcTTTATATGCATTATGATTACTGTTATTATATTGAATtatcaataaatgcagaaacaactgcaaaaaaaaaaaaaaaaaaatcccacttTAGGTCAAGCATCCTTTTGGCAAGTTGTTAATATTCATTTGCCTCTCTCAATGTTGTTGGCTAAGCAATTTGAGTGACTGTAGAGCCTATTACTAGAATACTCCACAGGGAGTGGAAATGTTGCATTCactgtgtgtggggggggggggcaagctagAATATGATGGCCAGCTTAGTGAATAGTGATATATTTATAAAGCTCTTAATGGCATATTCCGCTATCCTATTAAGCACTATACAGTGGTAAAATAGACTTGTAGATGAGTATGATGATTGTTGGCAGaatttaaagtatatttttatttattttattttatttctttcagagACGTCTTAGAAGAAGCAAatagaaggagaaagaaaccaGATCGCAAGGAGTTGGTGAATGAGATGGAAACGGAATACCCTGAAAACCCTGACGATAACCTCAAGTTTAGACTTGGAAAACGTAGGTCTTAGCTGAATGCCATTTTGAAGGCTAATATGAGTGCAAACTTGaatacatgattttaaaaataggCCATATTCTGAGCCCGGTTTAACTTAAACAtgacccgttgcataaaagttaccattatgctaactttgctatccaatggtaacttgtctggaatccttgattttgattggttggtgatcagcattaccatggtagttaccattggatggcaaagttaccataatagtaactctTATGTAACGTGGCCCTGGTGTAAGTCTgggctaaaattatggaaagctaAAACTGTCATGAATTTTTGAACACAGTAAAATGCTTGTGTTTACCAGGTTCCTTCACATGTTTTGACACTaactatcataattatcatttcaaggcaattttattgattttgaatgCCAAATGTGATGTTAAATTGATCATCTAATCATAGATATATCATATTTGTGTCTcatttggcttcccatattTAAACTACAACTTTAGACCATTGTTACAGTTAATTTGGAGTTCAGAATACGGTGTTTACCCCTTTCCTAGATGTATGCTCACATTTTAATAATCCATGTACCCATTCGATGCATTGCCAAACACTACAATCAATGTATAAAATTCATTATCACCATGAATCTTATTTTGAAGGGTGTAAgtgttgaaaatttcaaaattataagtTTTGGCTCCTGCAACAGAAACATTATTCAAATAAGTTATTGAAGGCGGTTAGAAACCCAATTGTATCAATtagaaacatttcattctttaccAAAAATAACCGGTTATAAAAAGTTTGAGTGTCCCTTAGTTGCCAACAGTAATTACTTTCATCACAAAGTGATGTCTTTATGCTCATTTTGAGTTTTGAATTTCTATCATAAACTAAACTCACATTTAAGAAAGCACAGGGTTTGTTCCATGGAGTGATTCGTTAGTGATTTAAACTGCTGCCTCAAGCATTTTGCCTAAATTCACAATGTTGGTTTTGAATCGTTGgactaaaaccatggtttactATGCTTCATAAAACAGCACATATTTTGAGAAACCATCGCATAATGAATGAATTGTACGACATGATGTTTCTGATAAAATCTGTTATCCATCTTATCTATTCATCGTGAAGGGCGGAAAGCAATGCAAGTGACTCTACAAAACATGTTCGAAGGTGAGCTTGACGATGAGGACATAGGTCCGGAGGAGATCGATGATGTCGATGATATCCCAGACGTAGACATCATCCCCTTCCCATTGTCGGTGGATAACGTAGCTTAAAGAGATTTGTGATCTTTCAACTTCCAGTTTTGACATTGGGATATCGAGATATTATAATTAACAATCTGGTCTACGTAAGTTGACCTTTCCTTTGAAGTCAAAGTCATTTTTAAGACCAGATTATGCAAGACCTGTGTTATTTACCTTCTGTCTGTCAAATTTCTCTGAAGGGGAACAGATTTCTGAGGTCCCAAGAGACTCTACTGAGGTAGGATTACCTGTAATTCTGTTTCCTGACAGGACTGAAGGTACAGCCGGTAGTAATTTGGCAGATTTAATGATGCTTGGGCTCCATAAATGAGTTACAGAAGCATTTTGTTAAGCCTTATTTACATTGCAGGTAACAAAGGAAATAAGTGAAACATTGTATCCCATGGACTTTTGGCACACAAAGAAATATTTCTGAGCTTTGTTGCGTCACGTCTGAATGAACCTCTATCGTGTTACTTTGTACATAGATGGTGTAATAGGCATATTTCAGACAGGTAGAGATTCGATATTTCACCCACTCTGATTTTAGAGAGATTTATACTGACAATGGTGATCTAGATTGTATAAATTTGGGTGCATGGATAGATAgttgatcaatttttttcttatgaagATCTTTCAACCAGTAGGCCAAAACAAAGATATAATTTTGCCAAATCTCAGAtaaaaaatggagggggggaTAATAAGGTATAAATTCTTGCCAATTTTTCCTGACTCAGAAATGATCATGTGGTATAGACACGGCAATTGCTCCTCAGGTATCGGCAAATTCTATAAAAAATCAAGAGAGTAACTTTATTCACTTTCTAGTTAGTATATAGATACTGAGTCACTCATTAGTACTGTTAGCTGAACTCTTTGTATGCACTCAACCAAAGTAATATATTCACCTTTATATACTTGTAATTATTCCTTGATATTAGTAAATTTATATAACCCTATCTATGCTGGGGGGaggggcctcggaggccccccttCAACGATTTGCGCAATATTTTCGC encodes:
- the LOC129264549 gene encoding two pore calcium channel protein 1-like; this translates as MEAPKDYVDSYMPKNKIKQSDAKTSDKSKASGSTKTSDDTKTVDTAKTSDNKTDNAPSSDNNNSEEPWSPAMSLSASPMDTNLGGESIEMEVNANGRAKGRQFSTSLHPIKELDLLLAATYIKDAKYGRNFKFKTSEKHLRYYHLYNMPIFSWVLYLFIILNLSLAIFEEPAVGNLALPYWASMLLECGCLTYFSLRLLHSYYCAAGQWFRDMKNIGSITVIVLTIIDMVMYAMMYELGAADKAVRWSRPLRPVLMVTFAEMKLVRLAFSNIRKTLLEILNVLILLFLVIALFALLGRELFGNDNLKKVDEKSPYFTDFWEIWWDLYVLVTTANSPDIMMPAYDFNPWYMLYFITYIFICLYIFMSIFLAVIYKNYRKHLKNEVQKSVFNKRRKLASAWDLLKEWHGGHFLLSWGRWKEMMAMVAPKLSLPHVRLLWRVLDQDGLNFINKRTFMKLVDILNVPIVQVDTQKSLSERNCPACYNSKASLFVRTAVSHRYFTYLFDLLIIINAFFVGFKLDEGEPYFLALFSVEIVLKMYALGFYKFFHSFWNVFDFLVIGAAVVITIIEAIVNSSETETTLDILLILRVLRLVRIINNIERFHVIVATVMNIGPSIITFGAILFVVFYIYAVIGMELYAGKVNYYGYEVDGADLTEDELYCGNPLLRGSDFYRDHYCNNNFNNILKAFIILIELMVVNQWHVISEGYVIVTNKASRLYFLFFHISVVIVIINIFIAFILEVFMVEYSLSKTEYESALEKVVEDLGLSDKIDVLEEANRRRKKPDRKELVNEMETEYPENPDDNLKFRLGKRRKAMQVTLQNMFEGELDDEDIGPEEIDDVDDIPDVDIIPFPLSVDNVA